In Paramormyrops kingsleyae isolate MSU_618 chromosome 13, PKINGS_0.4, whole genome shotgun sequence, a single window of DNA contains:
- the LOC111846737 gene encoding protein kinase C and casein kinase II substrate protein 3-like: MSSNGDVSHPASSESFWEAGNYRSTVKRIDDSHRLSSELVLCLQERAKIERSYGQQLADWAKRWRLVVEKGTEYGTLKRAWHAFMDAGDQLSEIHMDLRDSLFVDESEKVKNWQKDAFHKQIIGTFKETKEAEDGFRKAQKPWIRRMKNVESSKKSYHQARKEERTAVTRENHAKADPTKCQEEVQKLQERVEKCNQQAEKAKQHYERALEDLYRCNPRYMEDMEQVFEITQEAEKKRLLFFKEVLLSTHKHLDLSSSDRFKALFQDLGKTLAATSDAEDLRWWRNTYGPGMAMNWPQFEEWSPVTSFSISRKERTSQAENVVTLTNVVSAVEPVSSGNAWSDGDISGNCSTANGRDSDVEPVGERVKALYDYVGQEEDELSFKAGEELRKLSEVDEQGWCKGQLDSGEVGLYPANYVEVIWSR, from the exons ATGTCCTCCAACGGCGACGTGAGCCACCCTGCTAGCTCTGAAAGCTTCTGGGAG GCAGGGAACTACAGGAGCACAGTGAAGCGTATTGACGATAGTCACCGACTCAGCAGCGAGCTGGTGCTCTGTCTCCAGGAGCGAGCCAAGATTGAGAGGAGTTATGGCCAGCAGCTGGCTGACTGGGCTAAGAGATGGAGGCTGGTGGTGGAAAAAG GCACAGAGTACGGCACGCTGAAGAGGGCTTGGCATGCCTTCATGGATGCTGGTGACCAGCTCAGTGAGATCCATATGGACCTCAGGGATAGCCTGTTCGTGGATGAAAGCGAGAAGGTAAAGAACTGGCAGAAGGATGCCTTCCACAAGCAGATTATTGGCACCTTCAAGGAGACCAAGGAGGCTGAGGATGGCTTCCGTAAGGCGCAGAAGCCGTGGATTCGCAGGATGAAGAAT GTGGAGTCGTCCAAGAAGAGCTACCACCAGGCACGGAAGGAGGAGCGGACTGCCGTGACCCGAGAGAATCATGCAAAGGCTGATCCCACAAAGTGCCAGGAGGAGGTCCAGAAGCTTCAGGAGCGTGTGGAGAAGTGCAACCAGCAGGCTGAGAAG GCCAAGCAGCACTACGAGAGAGCATTGGAAGACCTGTACCGCTGTAACCCGCGATACATGGAGGACATGGAGCAGGTGTTCGAGATCACCCAGGAGGCCGAGAAGAAGAGGCTGCTTTTTTTCAAGGAGGTCCTGCTCAGCACCCACAAGCACCTGGACCTCTCCAGCAGCGACAG ATTCAAGGCACTGTTTCAAGACCTGGGCAAGACACTAGCTGCAACCAGCGATGCAGAGGACCTGAGATGGTGGAGGAACACGTATGGGCCAGGCATGGCCATGAATTGGCCGCAATTTGAG GAGTGGTCCCCTGTCACCAGCTTCTCCATCAGCCGGAAAGAGAGGACCAGCCAAGCAGAGAACGTGGTTACTCTGACTAACGTCGTATCAGCTGTGGAGCCGGTGTCCAG TGGGAACGCCTGGTCTGATGGAGACATCTCGGGGAACTGCAGTACGGCTAATGGGAGGGACAGTGACGTGGAGCCGGTGGGAGAGCGCGTGAAAGCCCTCTATGACTATGTGGGCCAAGAGGAGGATGAGCTGAGCTTCAAAGCCG GTGAGGAACTAAGGAAGCTAAGTGAAGTGGACGAGCAGGGTTGGTGCAAAGGGCAACTGGACAGTGGGGAAGTTGGACTGTACCCTGCAAACTATGTCGAGGTGATCTGGTCCAGATGA